The genomic interval CCGATACACGATGGAGTGGAACGTCGCGAGCGCGACCGAGGCCCGTAGCCTCTCGTACGGCGACGAGCGGGCCGCGGGCGACGAGGAGAACTGGTTCCCGAGTCCGGTCCAGTCGAACCCGCTGACGGTGTTCCCGTCCGAGGTCCGCGAGGAGATACTGAACGAGATAAACGCCCGACTCGACGACCACATCGACGTGACGGTCGAGGGACGGCTCGACCCCTTCAGCCGGGAGGCCTACGACTACCTCGAAGAGCGCTACCGCCGGACCGGCGAGGAGGACCTGTTCAGCGCGCTGACCGACCCGAGCCACCTCCGGGTGAAGAACTACGTGGTCGACGTGGGCCGGGGCATCGGCGTCCTCCACTCCGAGGACTCGGGGCCGCCCAAGGAGCGGCTCGTCGGGTCGTGGATGCGCGGGATGTTGCAGGAACTCGATTCGCGCGGTCGCAAGAACCCGCAGGCGTTCAGCTACGACGGCGTCCTCTCGCAGGGCAACGGCCTGCTGACCGTGGTCGAGGACGCGGCCCAGCACGCCGACCTGCTCCAGAAGCTGTTGAACGTCCCCGACGAGGGGACGGTGAAGCTCGACAAGGGCATCCAGATGGACATCGACACCCAGCTGGTCATCATCTCGAACCCCGACCTCGAAGCCCAGCTGAACCAGCACGCCGAGGCGGGCGGTGCCGACCCGCTGAAGGCGCTCAAGCGCCGACTCGACCGGCGGCGGTTCAAGTACCTCACCAATCTGAGCCTCGAAGCAGAGCTCATCCGCCGGGAGCTGACCAACGAGACCGACGTCTGGCAGGCCGACAGCTACGACGAACTCGAAGCCCTCATCCACGAACCGCTCTCCCTGCAGGTGCGCGACGACGACCACGACGTCTCTCGGCGCGAGCTCGCGCCCCACGCGGTCGAGGCCGCGGCGATGTACAGCGTCGTGACGCGACTCGACGGCGAGGACGTGCCCGCGGGACTCGACCTCGTGGACAAGGCCCTGCTGTTCGACCGGGGCTACCTGTTCGACGGCGACGACCGCCTCGACAAGGACGACTTCGAGTTCGACGACGACGCCGACGACGGCGACCAGGGCATCCCGGTGACCTACACGCGGGACGTGATCGCCGACCTGCTCAACGAGGACAGCGACCGCCACCACTCCGACCACGCCGTCGAGGAGGTCCTCATGCCACGGGACATCCTCAACGCGATGGCCGAGCGCCTGAGCGGCGCGCCGGTGTTCTCGACCGCCGAGCGCACCGAGTACGAGAACCGGCTCGTCCCCGTGAAGAACTACGTGTTCCAGCAACAGGAGGAGGACGTTCTCGACGCGATGATGGCCGACAAGCGCGTCGACGAGGCGACCGTCGAGGAGTACGTCGAGCACGTCTACGCGTGGGCGACCGACGAACCGGTCGAGAACGACCGGGGCGAGCGGGTCGAGCCCGACGCGCTCAAGATGAAGGTGTTCGAGACCGAGCACCTCGGCCGGTTCTCGCCCGAAGGGTACGGCCCCGACCACGGGCCCGCCCCCGCGGTCGAGGAGTTCCGTCGCAACAAGGTCATCACCGCGCTGAACCGCCACGCGTGGGAGAACCGCAACGAGGACTTTCAGGTCGGCGACATCGACCCCAAGGAGATACCCATCATCAAGACCGTGCTCGCGAACTACGACTGGGACGACGTGCGCCGGGTGTACGAGGACTTCGACCCCTCCCAGTGGTCGGACCCGCCCAGCGACACCGAGACGGCCGCGGTCAAGGCCGAGACGATAGCGAACATGGTCGAGCTGTTCGGGTACACCGAGGCCTCGGCGGAACTGACCAGCCAACACGTCATGAGTCAGGTGAGCTACAAATGGGACTGAACCGAGACCGGCCGAACGGAGACCGGCCGTGCGGGCCGCCCGCGGGCGGCCCGCACGGCGAGCGAGGTGAACCGAAATGGGACTGAGAGAGGACCTCGAACGCTACCGGGAGGTCGGCGAGCAGAAACGCCAGGACCTCGCCGACTTCATCCAGTACGGCGACCTCGGCCAGAGCCTGCCCGACGAGATACAGATTCCCATCAAGATCGTGGACCTGCCCGAGTTCGCCTACGACCGACGTGACCGAGGGGGTATCGGGCAGGGCGACCCCGACGTGGGCGACCCCGTTGGCCAGCCCCAGCCACAGCCCGGCGACGACGGCGACGAGGGAGACGAACCCGGCGAGGAGGGCGGCGACCACGACTACTACGAGATGGACCCCGAGGAGTTCGCCGAGGAACTCGACGACGAACTCGGCCTCGACCTCGAACCCAAGGGCAAGGAGGTCGTCGAGGAGACGGAGGGCGAGTTCACCGACATGACCCGCACCGGCCCGGACTCGACGCTCGACTTCGAGCGGATGTTCAAGGAGGGGCTGAAGCGGAAGCTCGCGATGGACTTCGACCCCGACTACGTGCGGGAGGCGCTGAAGGTCGAGGGGTGGGGTCCAGAGCGCGCCTTCGAGTGGGCACGGGACGAGAACATCAACGTCTCGAAGCACTGGCTCGACGAGCAGTACGACGCCATCCCCGAAGACGAGCGCACGAAGTGGGCCACCATCGAGGAGATGCAGGAGAGCTCGACCCAACGGAGCGCCGCCCAGAAGATACGCGAGGAGGGGATACGCCACGTCCCCTTCCGGAAGGAGGACGAGCGCTACCGCTACCCCGAGATAATCGAGGAGCGCGAGAAGAACGTCGTGGTGGTCAACATCCGCGACGTGTCGGGGTCGATGCGCGAGAAGAAGCGCGAACTGGTCGAGCGGACGTTCACGCCGCTGGACTGGTACCTCACCGGCAAGTACGACAACGCCGAGTTCGTCTACATCGCCCACGACGCCGAGGCGTGGGAGGTCGAGCGCGAGGAGTTCTTCGGCATCCGGTCGGGGGGCGGCACCAAGATATCGTCGGCGTACGAACTCACGGCCGCGATTCTCGACGAGCGGTACCCGTGGACCGAGTGGAACCGCTACGTGTTCGCGGCGGGCGACAGCGAGAACTCCCGCAACGACACCAGCGAGAACGTCATCCCGCTGATGGAGGAGATTCCGGCGAACCTCCACGCGTACGTCGAGACCCAACCCGACGGGAAGGCCATCAACGCGACCCACGCCGAGGAGGTCGGCGAGCACTTCGGCGACTCCGAGGCGGTGGCGGTCAGCTACGTCAACGGCCCGGGGGACGTGACCGACGCCATCTACGAAATCCTGAGCACGGAGGCCGAATCATGACGAACAGACCCCGAACCCGGAAGGCGGCCGAACAGCTCCACGAACCCGTCGCGGAGGCGCGAAACCTCGCGAAGAAGCTCGGACTCGACCCCTACCGGGTCAACTACTGGATCGTCGACTACGACGAAATGAACGAGCTCATCGCGTACAACGGCTTCCAGGAGCGCTATCCCCACTGGCGGTGGGGGATGCAGTACGACCGCCAGCAGAAGCAGGGCCAGTACACCGGCGGGAAGGCGTTCGAGATCGTCATCAACGACGACCCCTCCCACGCCTTCCTCCAGGAGTCGAACGCCGTGGCCGACCAGAAGGCGGTCATCACCCACGTCGAGGCCCACTCGGACTTCTTCGCCAACAACGAGTGGTACGGGATGTTCGCCGACGACCTCGACGCCGCCGCGATGCTGGCGCGTCACGCCGACCGCATCGAGGGCTACATGGCCGACCCCGACATCGACCGCGAGGCGGTCGAGCGGTGGATAGACAGCGTGCTGTGTCTGGAGGACAACATCGACCAGCACCAGCCGTTCAAGCGCCAGTTCGAGCGCGCCGACGACGGCGAGGACGACGAGGCCGACCTCGCCGAGAAGCTCGAAGGGATGGACCTGAGCGAAGAGGTCGTCGAGCAGGTGTTCGACGACGAGTGGCTCGACGCACAGGAGGAGACCCCGACCGACCTCGACGACCCCGAGAAGGACGTGCTCGCGTTCCTGCGCGAACACGGCAAGGCGTTCGACGACGAGACCGAGAAGGCGGTCGAGATGGCCGAGTGGCAAAAGGAGACACTGGAGATGCTCCGAGCCGAGTCGTACTACTTCGCGGCCCAGAAGTCCACGAAGGTGATGAACGAGGGGTGGGCCGCCTTTTGGGAGTCGATGATGATGGGCGAGGAGTCGTTCGCGGGCGACGACGAGTTCCTCCAGTACGCCGACCACCAAGCCCGCGTGCTCAACTCACCCGGCCTCAACCCCTACAAGCTCGGCAAGGAGCTGTGGGAGTACATAGAGAACACCGAGAACCGCCGAGAGGTCGTCAGGAAGCTCCTCCGGGTCGACGGAATCTCGTGGCGCAACTTCCACGATACCGTCGACTTCGACCGCGTGCAGGACCTGCTCGCGCCCGACCCCGCCCTCGACGGCATCACCGCCGAGACACTCGACGGCCTCGACCCGGACTCCCGGAAGGTCGATTCGGAGGCGCTGGAGGCCGCGAAGGACGGCGAAATCGACGCGGAGCGCTACCCGTGGAAGGTGCTGACCTACGAGGGACTCGCCGAGCGCCACTTCTCGCTGTGCAAGCCCCAGAACCGCGGATTCGTGCGCTCGATATCCCAGACCGACCTCGAACAGTACTCGCGGTACATCGTCGACGACGCCCGCTACGGCTCGGTCGAGGAGGCGCTCGCCGAGGTCGCGTACACCACCGGCTGGGACAAGATGCGCGAGATACGCGAGAGCCACAACGACGTGACCTTCCTCGACGGCTACCTCACCCAGGAGTTCGTGACCGACAACGAGTACTTCACCTACGAGTTCAGTCGGACGACCGGCGACTACCGGGTCGCCAGCACCGACTACGAGGACGTGAAGAAGAAGCTGATGCTCCAGTTCACCAACTTCGGCAAGCCGACCGTGGCGGTGTACGACGGCAACTACAACAACCGCAACGAACTGTTGCTCGGCCACCACTACAACGGCGTGATGCTCGACGTCGAACAGGCAAAGCGCACCCTCGAACGGGTGTTCGACCTCTGGGGCCGCCCCGTCAACCTCAAGACCATCGTGAAGGAGGTCGACGACCGCGACGCCGAGATCGCCAGACGGCGCGACCGCGAACCCGACCCCGACGAGCAGGGCAAGCTCCTGCGCTACGACGGCGAGAAGTTCACCATGGAGGACCTCGCGTGGAGCGAGGTCGAGGACATCGCGGCGACCGAAGTGGACTACGACACCAAGCCCGAGGAGTGGCTGGCGTAGGACTCCGCTCGCGGAATCGCGCGTCCGTCGGACGCGCGATTCCGCAGTTGCGGTTCCGTCGCGGATACGGGAACTACCCGAGATTGGTGGGAAAACTTTAGGATATTCCCGCCAAATACCGAACACGTCATGTCAAAATCGA from Halorussus salilacus carries:
- a CDS encoding PrkA family serine protein kinase — protein: MADADRELRETYEEPMSLAAFVEESFENPTVAAHASKYLLDAIESMGTRTVVEEGEEKQRYRFFDDPHNGGEHAILGNTEVLNAFVDDLRSIAAERGKGEKIIWFDGPTATGKSELKRCLVNGLREYSKTEEGRRYTMEWNVASATEARSLSYGDERAAGDEENWFPSPVQSNPLTVFPSEVREEILNEINARLDDHIDVTVEGRLDPFSREAYDYLEERYRRTGEEDLFSALTDPSHLRVKNYVVDVGRGIGVLHSEDSGPPKERLVGSWMRGMLQELDSRGRKNPQAFSYDGVLSQGNGLLTVVEDAAQHADLLQKLLNVPDEGTVKLDKGIQMDIDTQLVIISNPDLEAQLNQHAEAGGADPLKALKRRLDRRRFKYLTNLSLEAELIRRELTNETDVWQADSYDELEALIHEPLSLQVRDDDHDVSRRELAPHAVEAAAMYSVVTRLDGEDVPAGLDLVDKALLFDRGYLFDGDDRLDKDDFEFDDDADDGDQGIPVTYTRDVIADLLNEDSDRHHSDHAVEEVLMPRDILNAMAERLSGAPVFSTAERTEYENRLVPVKNYVFQQQEEDVLDAMMADKRVDEATVEEYVEHVYAWATDEPVENDRGERVEPDALKMKVFETEHLGRFSPEGYGPDHGPAPAVEEFRRNKVITALNRHAWENRNEDFQVGDIDPKEIPIIKTVLANYDWDDVRRVYEDFDPSQWSDPPSDTETAAVKAETIANMVELFGYTEASAELTSQHVMSQVSYKWD
- a CDS encoding YeaH/YhbH family protein — protein: MGLREDLERYREVGEQKRQDLADFIQYGDLGQSLPDEIQIPIKIVDLPEFAYDRRDRGGIGQGDPDVGDPVGQPQPQPGDDGDEGDEPGEEGGDHDYYEMDPEEFAEELDDELGLDLEPKGKEVVEETEGEFTDMTRTGPDSTLDFERMFKEGLKRKLAMDFDPDYVREALKVEGWGPERAFEWARDENINVSKHWLDEQYDAIPEDERTKWATIEEMQESSTQRSAAQKIREEGIRHVPFRKEDERYRYPEIIEEREKNVVVVNIRDVSGSMREKKRELVERTFTPLDWYLTGKYDNAEFVYIAHDAEAWEVEREEFFGIRSGGGTKISSAYELTAAILDERYPWTEWNRYVFAAGDSENSRNDTSENVIPLMEEIPANLHAYVETQPDGKAINATHAEEVGEHFGDSEAVAVSYVNGPGDVTDAIYEILSTEAES
- a CDS encoding SpoVR family protein; this encodes MTNRPRTRKAAEQLHEPVAEARNLAKKLGLDPYRVNYWIVDYDEMNELIAYNGFQERYPHWRWGMQYDRQQKQGQYTGGKAFEIVINDDPSHAFLQESNAVADQKAVITHVEAHSDFFANNEWYGMFADDLDAAAMLARHADRIEGYMADPDIDREAVERWIDSVLCLEDNIDQHQPFKRQFERADDGEDDEADLAEKLEGMDLSEEVVEQVFDDEWLDAQEETPTDLDDPEKDVLAFLREHGKAFDDETEKAVEMAEWQKETLEMLRAESYYFAAQKSTKVMNEGWAAFWESMMMGEESFAGDDEFLQYADHQARVLNSPGLNPYKLGKELWEYIENTENRREVVRKLLRVDGISWRNFHDTVDFDRVQDLLAPDPALDGITAETLDGLDPDSRKVDSEALEAAKDGEIDAERYPWKVLTYEGLAERHFSLCKPQNRGFVRSISQTDLEQYSRYIVDDARYGSVEEALAEVAYTTGWDKMREIRESHNDVTFLDGYLTQEFVTDNEYFTYEFSRTTGDYRVASTDYEDVKKKLMLQFTNFGKPTVAVYDGNYNNRNELLLGHHYNGVMLDVEQAKRTLERVFDLWGRPVNLKTIVKEVDDRDAEIARRRDREPDPDEQGKLLRYDGEKFTMEDLAWSEVEDIAATEVDYDTKPEEWLA